A region of Pseudorasbora parva isolate DD20220531a chromosome 14, ASM2467924v1, whole genome shotgun sequence DNA encodes the following proteins:
- the nfil3-4 gene encoding nuclear factor, interleukin 3 regulated, member 4, giving the protein MESAFSQMRWEPDEDAEEISLRGLGLRRKREFIPEDKKDATYWEKRRKNNEAAKRSREKRRVNDYVLETRLVSLSEENARLRSELLALKLRYGLLNSGAPYSSSQRAISHLHSLAPQPLVSCPDKDLYWGRRQDREALNQLGNQQAPLCLGTHPGSAFLPTQPMAIRRNPPYYLDFPTLHSPTAAPLIFPPHLAPATAPWAGRALFQPGSQRILSDDEGEQQVPADSSTALPHKLRLKSQNSQRKDNRAKSASPLQAYISD; this is encoded by the coding sequence ATGGAGTCTGCTTTCTCACAGATGAGGTGGGAACCTGATGAAGATGCCGAAGAGATTTCCTTGAGAGGTCTTGGATTGCGCCGCAAGCGGGAGTTCATCCCAGAGGACAAGAAAGACGCGACTTACTGGGAGAAACGCCGCAAGAACAACGAAGCGGCGAAGCGTTCACGAGAGAAGCGAAGGGTCAATGACTACGTATTGGAGACTCGTTTGGTTTCATTGAGCGAGGAAAACGCTCGTCTGCGATCTGAGCTGTTGGCTCTAAAGCTTCGGTATGGTTTGCTCAACTCTGGAGCCCCCTACTCCTCATCTCAAAGAGCAATATCCCATCTTCACTCTTTGGCCCCGCAACCTCTGGTTTCTTGCCCAGACAAAGATCTCTACTGGGGTAGAAGGCAAGACAGAGAGGCTTTAAATCAATTGGGGAACCAACAAGCACCCCTATGTCTGGGTACCCACCCGGGGTCGGCATTCCTTCCGACGCAGCCTATGGCTATACGAAGAAATCCCCCATACTACCTAGACTTCCCCACTCTCCATTCCCCTACAGCCGCACCTTTAATCTTTCCACCACACCTCGCCCCAGCAACAGCACCTTGGGCAGGACGAGCCCTGTTCCAGCCAGGGAGTCAGAGGATATTGTCGGATGACGAGGGTGAGCAGCAAGTGCCTGCGGATTCCAGCACCGCCCTGCCCCACAAACTCAGACTGAAGTCGCAAAACTCTCAGCGCAAAGACAATAGAGCTAAATCCGCATCTCCTCTTCAAGCATACATTTCAGAttga
- the lingo3a gene encoding leucine-rich repeat and immunoglobulin-like domain-containing nogo receptor-interacting protein 3a, with the protein MAGCPWLSLPGLLVLLIAASLTHGQSCPQRCDCISHQRAVMCQNKRLGSIPGGIPTDTRLLDLSCNSLRWVEYNELSTLSRLEELDLSENLISVLEPNAFSSLLNLRVLRLRANQLKLVPMGAFSRLANLTTLDLSGNKLVILLDFTFQDLRNLRNLEVGDNDLVYISNKAFLGLVGLRELTIERCNLTSITGQSLSYLRGLVTLRLRYLSISSLEEQNFRKLGGLRALEIDHWPFLEYISPHSFQGLNLSWLSITNTNISTVPTGALRNLIHLASLNLSYNPISVLESWALRDLVRLKELHLVGTNLILVQPYGLGGLQQIRLLNLSNNGLVTLEEGSFHSVNTLETLRVDGNPLSCDCRLLWILQRRKTLNFNGKSPICATPLEVRGKALNTFSDSALFDHFTCQRPKIRNRKLQQLTAREGQVVSFICRAEGDPAPVIFWISPQRRRITTKSTGRIIVLPEGTLEIRYAQVTDSGTYICIASNAGGNDTYFATLTVSGLPLDGALAANRTYYVGDLNDTNLNDTRVFLKFTLDLKTILVSTAMGCIMFLGVVLFCFILLFVWSRGRGQHKNNFSVEYSFRKVDGPAASGGQGGARKFNMKMI; encoded by the coding sequence ATGGCGGGTTGTCCATGGCTGAGCTTACCGGGGCTGCTTGTGCTCCTAATCGCTGCATCCCTAACACACGGTCAGAGCTGCCCACAGCGCTGTGACTGTATCTCTCATCAGAGAGCTGTGATGTGCCAGAACAAGCGCCTGGGATCTATTCCTGGGGGCATCCCGACTGACACACGGCTTTTGGATCTGAGCTGCAACAGTTTGCGCTGGGTGGAATACAATGAATTGTCGACTCTCTCGAGACTTGAGGAGCTAGACCTGAGTGAGAATCTCATCAGCGTATTGGAGCCTAATGCCTTCTCCAGCTTGCTTAATCTTAGAGTGTTGCGTCTGCGAGCCAACCAGCTTAAACTCGTGCCCATGGGTGCCTTTTCACGTCTCGCCAACCTCACCACTCTGGACCTAAGTGGGAATAAACTGGTCATCCTGTTAGACTTCACCTTCCAAGACTTGAGGAATCTCCGCAATTTGGAAGTTGGTGATAATGACCTGGTGTACATTTCAAACAAGGCTTTCCTGGGATTGGTGGGTCTCCGGGAGCTAACCATCGAGAGGTGCAATCTGACTTCTATAACTGGACAGTCTCTTTCCTACCTTCGAGGCTTGGTGACTCTTCGATTACGCTACCTCAGTATCTCTTCGTTGGAAGAGCAGAACTTTCGCAAGCTGGGTGGACTGCGGGCTCTTGAGATTGACCATTGGCCCTTCCTCGAGTACATCTCTCCACACAGCTTCCAGGGTCTCAACCTTTCTTGGCTCTCGATTACCAATACCAACATTTCCACCGTGCCTACGGGTGCTCTTCGCAACCTAATTCACTTGGCTAGCCTCAATCTTTCATACAACCCCATCTCGGTTCTTGAGTCCTGGGCCTTGCGGGACCTTGTCCGCTTGAAAGAACTGCACCTAGTTGGTACCAACTTGATACTAGTGCAGCCCTATGGTCTTGGAGGACTACAACAGATACGATTACTCAACTTGTCAAACAATGGGTTGGTGACCTTGGAGGAAGGATCATTCCACTCTGTCAATACGCTGGAGACGCTACGTGTAGATGGCAACCCTTTGTCCTGTGACTGCCGCCTACTGTGGATCCTGCAGCGCCGTAAGACCCTCAACTTCAATGGAAAGTCGCCCATTTGCGCCACACCCTTGGAAGTGCGAGGAAAAGCACTTAATACCTTTTCGGACTCTGCACTCTTTGACCATTTTACCTGTCAGCGGCCCAAAATTCGTAACCGCAAGCTGCAACAGTTGACGGCGCGTGAAGGCCAGGTTGTGTCGTTTATATGTAGAGCGGAAGGAGACCCAGCTCCGGTCATCTTTTGGATTTCACCTCAGCGCCGCCGTATCACCACCAAGAGTACTGGGAGAATCATTGTCCTGCCTGAAGGTACGTTGGAGATCCGCTACGCCCAGGTAACAGACAGTGGCACTTACATCTGTATAGCAAGCAATGCTGGAGGCAACGATACCTACTTTGCCACCCTGACAGTCAGTGGATTGCCACTGGATGGGGCATTGGCAGCAAATCGCACCTACTACGTGGGTGATCTTAATGACACTAACTTAAATGACACGCGTGTCTTCCTCAAGTTCACATTGGACCTCAAGACCATCCTGGTCTCCACAGCAATGGGTTGTATTATGTTTTTGGGTGTGGTGCTTTTCTGTTTCATTCTCTTGTTTGTGTGGAGCCGAGGACGAGGTCAGCACAAGAACAATTTCTCAGTAGAGTATTCATTCAGAAAGGTAGATGGTCCTGCTGCCAGCGGGGGTCAAGGAGGAGCACGAAAGTTTAACATGAAGATGATATAA